A single genomic interval of Trichosurus vulpecula isolate mTriVul1 chromosome 6, mTriVul1.pri, whole genome shotgun sequence harbors:
- the LOC118855043 gene encoding olfactory receptor 10AG1-like yields the protein MEGTNVTLMVEFILLGFSDLPNLQRFLFGIFLVVYLSILLGNGLIIMITKTDVSLQTPMYYFLGNFSFLEMCYASVTVPRMLTDLWTHNGNISLWACATQLCFFLVLGVTECFLLAVMAYDRYVAICKPLYYFLIMKHDVCIRLVVCSWIVGIPVVIGLTYQIFSMPFCDSTKLNNIFCDIYPVLQVACGDTSINKLSVNADVILFGMIPFILILNSYIRIITTIMKLPSATGRSKAFSTCSSHLIVISLFFVTAIMTHLQTKASHSAITERVLSLLYTTMTPLVNPIIYSLRNKDVIVALRKLLPT from the coding sequence ATGGAAGGAACAAATGTCACTTTGATGGTAGAGTTTATTCTCCTTGGATTTTCTGATCTTCCCAACCTACAAAGGTttctatttggaattttcttagtcGTCTATTTGAGTATCCTGTTAGGAAATGGCCTCATCATTATGATAACCAAAACAGATgtatctctccaaacacctatgtATTATTTCCttggaaatttttctttcttggaaaTGTGTTATGCATCAGTCACTGTTCCAAGAATGCTGACAGACCTTTGGACCCACAATGGGAATATTTCTCTGTGGGCCTGTGCTACACAGCTttgcttttttcttgttcttggaGTTACAGAGTGTTTTCTGCTAGCTGTGATGGCATATGACCGTTATGTGGCCATCTGTAAGCCTCTGTACTATTTTCTCATCATGAAACATGATGTATGTATTAGACTTGTGGTTTGTTCCTGGATCGTTGGAATCCCAGTTGTGATAGGACTGACATACCAGATTTTCTCTATGCCCTTTTGTGATTCTACAAAgctaaataatattttttgtgaTATTTACCCAGTCCTTCAGGTGGCTTGTGGAGACACATCTATAAATAAACTTTCTGTTAATGCTGATGTTATACTTTTTGGTATGATCCCCTTCATATTAATACTCAATTCCTATATCAGAATCATCACTACTATCATGAAGTTGCCATCAGCCACAGGAAGGTCTAAAGCTTTCTCAACATGTTCCTCCCACCTCATAGTCATCAGTTTATTCTTTGTAACTGCGATCATGACACACTTGCAAACAAAGGCCAGCCATTCAGCAATAACTGAGAGGGTGCTCTCCCTTTTGTATACAACTATGACCCCATTAGTTAACCCTATTATCTACAGCCTGAGGAATAAAGATGTCATTGTGGCATTGAGAAAATTATTACCTACATGA
- the LOC118853995 gene encoding olfactory receptor 10AG1-like — MESTDKITRTNLTSVEEFIFLGFSNQSELQGFLFGIFSVIYISIIIGNGFIILITKFDQTLQTPMYFFLGNFSFLEICYTSVTLPRMLKDFWTQNNHISLLSCAVQMCFFLILGVTECLLLAVMAYDRYVAICKPLYYPLIMNHRACVQLVVGAWISGMPIQIGEVCHIFSLPFCGSNKLDHVFCDIPPLLKLACGDTSLNEVSVYADALLFGMVPFLLILNSYIRIITTILKLPLAIGRSKAFSTCSSHLIVVGLFFVSASISYFQPKSNQSIGTGKVLSLFYTIVTPMFNPMIYSLRNKDVIMAVRKLLS; from the coding sequence atgGAATCGACAGACAAAATTACCAGAACAAATCTTACTAGTGtggaagaatttattttcttgggATTTTCTAACCAATCTGAACTTCAAGGATTCCTGTTTGGTATTTTCTCAGTCATTTACATAAGTATCATAATAGGAAATgggtttattattttaataaccaAATTTGATCAAACTCTTCAAACccccatgtattttttccttggGAATTTTTCCTTCTTGGAAATTTGCTACACATCAGTGACTCTTCCCAGAATGTTGAAGGACTTTTGGACCCAGAATAATCATATTTCTCTACTGTCTTGTGCagttcaaatgtgtttctttctcattcttggGGTCACTGAGTGTTTGCTCTTAGCCGTGATGGCATATGATCGTTATGTTGCCATTTGTAAGCCTTTATACTATCCTCTCATCATGAATCACAGAGCATGTGTCCAGCTTGTTGTGGGTGCTTGGATCAGTGGAATGCCAATTCAGATAGGAGAGGTATGCCACatattttccctccctttctgtgGTTCTAACAAACTTGATCATGTTTTCTGTGACATCCCCCCATTACTGAAGCTGGCCTGTGGGGACACTTCTTTGAATGAAGTTTCTGTTTATGCCGATGCTCTGTTGTTTGGTAtggttccttttcttttgatACTGAATTCCTACATCAGGATCATTACCACAATCCTGAAGCTTCCATTAGCCATAGGAAGATCCAAAGCCTTTTCTACATGTTCATCACATCTGATTGTTGTTGGTTTATTCTTTGTGTCTGCTTCCATTTCATATTTTCAACCCAAATCCAATCAATCAATAGGAACAGGAAAAGTACTTTCCCTTTTCTATACTATTGTGACTCCAATGTTTAATCCCATGATATATAGCCTTAGGAACAAGGATGTCATAATGGCAGTGAGAAAATTATTATCTTGA
- the LOC118855044 gene encoding olfactory receptor 10AG1-like: MSHRKKMSEVNITFAVEFFLLGFSDLPNLQEFLFVIFLVIYMSILIGNGLVIVLTKVEPSLQTPMYFFLANFSFLEICYTSVTLPRILTDLWTQKRNISFLGCATQLFFILILGVTECFLLSVMAYDRYVAICKPLYYPLIMNHKMCVWLVIGSWIIGIPILIGLTYQIFSLSFCGSKKLEHVFCDIPPLLKLACGDISVEEYSIYVDAGLFGMFPFLFIFGSYAKIIATILKIPSAKGRYKAFFTCSSHLIVVTLYFGSAGISYLMPKSSHSSATEIVLSLFYTIVTPMFNPLIYSLRNKDFIVAMRKFLPKCVGLVST; the protein is encoded by the exons atgtctcataga AAAAAAATGTCAGAAGTAAATATTACATTTGCAGTGGAATTTTTTCTCCTTGGGTTTTCGGACCTTCCTAATCTTCAAGAGTTTctctttgtgattttcttggtaaTTTACATGAGCATCTTGATAGGAAATGGCCTTGTCATAGTGCTAACTAAAGTAGAACCAAGTCTCCAAACtcccatgtattttttccttgcAAACTTCTCCTTTTTGGAGATTTGTTACACATCAGTCACTCTTCCCAGAATTCTAACAGACCTTTGGACACAGAAGAGGAATATTTCTTTTCTTGGCTGTGCTACACAGCTTTTCTTCATTCTTATTCTGGGAGTCACTGAATGCTTCCTTCTGTCTGTGATGGCATATGACCGTTATGTGGCAATTTGTAAGCCACTTTATTACCCTCTCATCATGAATCACAAGATGTGTGTTTGGCTTGTTATTGGTTCCTGGATCATTGGGATCCCTATTCTGATAGGACTCACATACCAGATTTTCTCCCTGTCATTCTGCGGTTCAAAGAAACTTGAACATGTCTTCTGCGACATCCCACCATTACTGAAGCTGGCCTGTGGGGACATTTCTGTCGAAGAGTACAGTATTTATGTTGATGCTGGACTATTTGggatgtttccttttcttttcatatttgggTCATATGCTAAAATCATTGCCACCATTCTGAAGATACCTTCAGCCAAGGGGAGATATAAAGCCTTTTTCACTTGTTCCTCCCATCTCATAGTTGTTACTTTATACTTTGGGTCTGCTGGTATTTCCTATTTGATGCCTAAGTCCAGTCACTCATCAGCAACTGAAATAGTGTTGTCTCTTTTCTACACCATTGTGACCCCAATGTTTAACCCCCTTATATATAGTCTGCGGAACAAAGATTTTATTGTGGCAATGAGAAAATTTTTACCTAAATGTGTAGGGTTAGTAAGCACATAA